One Methylobacterium sp. 77 DNA window includes the following coding sequences:
- a CDS encoding RNA polymerase factor sigma-32: MADIAGIRRQFIRTAMEAPFLARDEERGLAVRWKDERDERALHRLISAHMRLVIAIGGRFRHYGLPMADLVQEGHVGLMEAAARFEPEREVRFSTYATWWIRASIQDYILRNWSIVRGGTSSAQKALFFNLRRLRARLMQSTEEHVGDEIHRRIATAIGVSREDVALMDARLSGPDMSLNAPVGEESEASSERMDFLVDGSELPDETVSASVDGERRLTWLNEALTVLSERELRILRERRLTEDQATLEALGRRLGISKERVRQIENRALEKLRRALAERFPQSAGNVYV, translated from the coding sequence ATGGCGGACATCGCGGGGATACGGCGACAGTTCATTCGTACGGCCATGGAGGCGCCTTTCCTGGCGCGAGACGAGGAACGTGGTCTTGCGGTCCGCTGGAAGGATGAGCGCGACGAGCGTGCCCTTCACCGCCTCATCTCCGCGCATATGCGTCTCGTCATCGCCATCGGTGGACGCTTCCGCCATTACGGCCTGCCCATGGCCGATCTCGTTCAGGAAGGCCATGTCGGCCTGATGGAAGCGGCGGCCCGGTTCGAGCCCGAGCGGGAGGTTCGGTTTTCCACTTATGCCACGTGGTGGATCAGGGCTTCGATCCAGGATTACATCCTGCGCAACTGGTCGATCGTCCGCGGCGGTACGAGTTCCGCCCAGAAGGCGCTGTTCTTTAACCTGCGCCGCCTGCGCGCCCGGCTCATGCAATCGACGGAAGAACATGTCGGCGACGAAATCCATCGCCGCATCGCCACCGCCATCGGTGTCTCTCGCGAAGACGTGGCCCTGATGGATGCGAGGCTGTCTGGCCCCGACATGTCCCTCAACGCCCCCGTGGGCGAGGAAAGCGAGGCGTCGTCCGAACGGATGGATTTCCTCGTCGACGGGTCTGAGCTTCCCGACGAGACGGTCTCCGCATCGGTGGATGGCGAGCGCAGGCTCACCTGGCTCAATGAGGCGTTGACGGTGCTTTCCGAGCGCGAACTGCGCATCCTGCGTGAGCGCCGGCTGACGGAAGATCAAGCTACCCTCGAGGCCCTTGGTCGACGGCTCGGCATCTCGAAGGAACGGGTCCGCCAGATCGAGAACCGTGCGCTGGAGAAGCTACGGCGTGCGTTGGCGGAGCGTTTTCCACAGAGTGCGGGCAACGTTTACGTCTGA
- the rpmB gene encoding 50S ribosomal protein L28, which translates to MSRRCELTGKAVQTGHLVSHSNRKTKCRFLPNLCQVTLQSDALKRRVRLRVTAHALRSVEHRGGLDAFLIKAREIELSQTARLIKRELHKKLAEVETPAAAA; encoded by the coding sequence ATGTCGCGCCGTTGCGAACTCACGGGCAAAGCCGTGCAGACCGGCCACCTCGTGAGCCACTCGAACCGTAAGACCAAGTGCCGGTTCCTGCCGAACCTGTGCCAGGTCACGCTGCAGTCGGACGCCCTGAAGCGTCGGGTCCGCCTGCGCGTCACGGCTCACGCCCTGCGCTCGGTCGAGCACCGCGGTGGCCTCGATGCCTTCCTCATCAAGGCCCGCGAGATCGAGCTGTCGCAGACGGCGCGCCTGATCAAGCGTGAGCTTCACAAGAAGCTTGCCGAAGTCGAGACCCCGGCCGCCGCGGCCTGA
- a CDS encoding S4 domain-containing protein: MKPGRQRLDKWLWFTRFARSRSLAAALVEDGFVRVNGTRTDNPAKGIGVGDVITVAAAHVTAAVRVVDLGDRRGPAPEARRLYLDLSAGGNEEPGDAG; encoded by the coding sequence ATGAAGCCGGGACGTCAGCGTCTCGATAAATGGCTCTGGTTCACCCGTTTCGCGCGGAGCCGCTCCCTTGCCGCCGCACTGGTGGAGGACGGCTTCGTACGGGTGAACGGAACACGCACCGACAATCCCGCCAAAGGGATCGGCGTCGGGGACGTGATCACCGTGGCCGCCGCACATGTGACGGCGGCGGTGCGGGTGGTCGATCTCGGCGATCGGCGCGGCCCCGCACCGGAGGCCCGGCGCCTCTATCTCGACCTCTCGGCGGGCGGGAACGAAGAGCCGGGCGACGCGGGCTGA
- a CDS encoding CarD family transcriptional regulator: MTTAKKTTVGRQGFKTGEAVVYPAHGVGRITAIEEQEIAGYKLELFVVSFEKDKMVLRVPTAKANSVGMRKLAEPELVKKALEVLTGRARIKRTMWSRRAQEYEAKINSGDLLSVTEVVRDLYRSEAQPEQSYSERQLYEAALDRVLREISSVNRITETEALKLIEQSLAKSPRRAKGEAEGEADAESDDIQEEAA, translated from the coding sequence ATGACCACAGCTAAGAAGACGACGGTTGGCCGCCAAGGCTTCAAGACCGGCGAAGCGGTCGTGTACCCAGCCCATGGCGTCGGACGCATCACCGCGATCGAGGAGCAGGAGATCGCCGGCTATAAGCTCGAACTGTTCGTCGTCTCGTTCGAGAAGGACAAGATGGTCCTGCGCGTTCCCACCGCCAAGGCCAACAGCGTCGGCATGCGTAAACTCGCCGAGCCGGAACTCGTCAAGAAGGCCCTCGAAGTCCTGACCGGCCGCGCCCGGATCAAGCGCACCATGTGGTCGCGCCGCGCCCAGGAATACGAGGCCAAGATCAATTCCGGCGACCTGCTCTCGGTGACGGAAGTGGTGCGCGACCTGTATCGTTCGGAGGCCCAGCCCGAGCAATCCTACAGCGAGCGTCAGCTCTACGAGGCCGCCCTCGACCGCGTCCTGCGCGAGATCTCTTCGGTGAACCGCATCACCGAGACGGAAGCGCTGAAGCTGATCGAGCAGAGCCTCGCCAAGTCGCCGCGCCGCGCCAAGGGTGAGGCCGAAGGCGAGGCGGATGCAGAGAGCGACGACATTCAGGAAGAAGCGGCCTGA
- a CDS encoding DUF3108 domain-containing protein: MRHFRASLLRASLLASLSVIPASEGFARSRSAAVKPGAPATVTVDYGIALAGIPIGTAQVSGQFESARYRMDVSARLTGLVGAVTGGMGSARASGLIAEGPQPSAFAISTKTSNSGIAVRMALARGNVTLSEVTPPLIDMGDRVPVTPANKRGIVDPASALMMPAVSRGDLTDQANCNRTIPVFDGATRFNVVLSYGETRSIEKPGYAGPVLVCNARYQAIAGHRPDRPGVKFMEDNRDMSVWLAPVEGTRVLLPVRIAVRTTMGTNIIEATRWNRGGGQTGTARAPEGPGSVPVVQATLVDQ; the protein is encoded by the coding sequence ATGCGCCACTTCCGAGCCAGCCTCCTCCGCGCCAGTCTTCTCGCCAGCTTGAGCGTGATTCCCGCATCCGAGGGATTCGCGCGCTCCAGATCCGCCGCCGTGAAGCCTGGCGCGCCGGCGACGGTCACGGTCGATTACGGCATCGCTCTTGCCGGCATTCCCATCGGCACCGCGCAGGTCTCCGGCCAGTTCGAGAGCGCGCGCTATCGCATGGACGTCTCGGCCCGTCTCACCGGCCTCGTCGGCGCGGTGACCGGCGGCATGGGCTCGGCCCGTGCCAGCGGCCTCATCGCCGAGGGCCCGCAGCCGAGCGCCTTCGCCATCTCCACCAAGACCTCGAATTCCGGCATCGCCGTGCGAATGGCCCTGGCGCGCGGCAACGTCACGCTCTCCGAGGTGACGCCGCCCCTCATCGACATGGGCGACCGTGTCCCGGTGACCCCGGCCAACAAGCGCGGCATCGTCGATCCGGCGAGCGCCCTGATGATGCCGGCGGTCAGTCGGGGCGATCTCACCGATCAGGCCAATTGCAACCGCACCATCCCGGTCTTCGATGGCGCGACGCGCTTCAACGTGGTGCTCAGCTACGGCGAGACGCGCAGCATCGAGAAGCCGGGCTATGCCGGCCCCGTCCTCGTCTGCAACGCCCGCTATCAGGCCATCGCGGGGCACCGTCCTGACCGGCCGGGCGTGAAGTTCATGGAGGACAACCGCGACATGTCGGTGTGGCTGGCGCCGGTGGAGGGCACACGCGTGCTGCTGCCGGTGCGGATCGCCGTGCGCACGACGATGGGCACCAACATCATCGAGGCGACCCGGTGGAACCGCGGCGGAGGCCAGACCGGCACCGCGCGGGCACCAGAAGGCCCGGGATCGGTTCCAGTGGTTCAGGCGACCCTGGTCGATCAGTGA
- the fdxA gene encoding ferredoxin FdxA, with protein MTYVVTDNCIKCKYMDCVEVCPVDCFYEGENMLVIHPDECIDCGVCEPECPAEAIKPDTEPSLESWLKLNADYARSWPNITQKKDAPGDAKEWDGVSGKFEAHFSTAPGTGD; from the coding sequence ATGACCTACGTCGTCACCGACAATTGCATCAAGTGCAAATACATGGACTGCGTGGAAGTCTGCCCCGTGGATTGTTTCTACGAGGGCGAGAACATGCTCGTCATCCACCCCGACGAATGCATCGATTGCGGCGTCTGCGAGCCGGAATGCCCCGCCGAGGCGATCAAGCCCGATACCGAGCCGAGCCTCGAAAGCTGGCTGAAGCTGAATGCCGACTACGCCAGAAGCTGGCCCAACATCACGCAGAAGAAGGACGCACCGGGCGACGCCAAGGAATGGGACGGCGTCAGCGGCAAGTTCGAAGCGCATTTCTCGACCGCCCCCGGCACGGGCGACTGA
- a CDS encoding helicase-related protein has protein sequence MTRRSLPPQARSRGVTAVLGPTNTGKTHLAIERMLAHPTGMIGLPLRLLAREVYLRVVARVGVDHVALVTGEEKIKPDRPRYWISTIEAMPRDLDVAFVAIDEIQLAADMDRGYVFTDRLLHQRGREETLLIGSSTMLPLVQSLIPGVHTTTRPRLSKLTYAGEKKLGRLPRRTAIVAFSAEEVYAIAELIRRQRGGAAVVLGALSPRTRNAQVELYQSGEVDYLIATDAVGMGLNLDVDHVAFAANSKYDGTRFRKLTPPEMGQIAGRAGRHLSDGTFGSTGRCAPFEPEMIEALENHDFDPVRVLQWRNPDLDFSSLKALQESLDEHPSEKGLTRAPMGEDQSALEILMREDDIRDMASTPTTVKRLWETCGVPDYRKVHPQTHADLVAQLFRFLMRGMAGRIPNDWFAKHVAMIDRTDGDIDALSQRIAQGRTWTFVANRPDWLIDPVHWQGETRRVEDRLSDALHERLASRFVDRRTSVLMRRLRENTMLEAEITAGGDVTVEGQHVGHLHGFQFVADPGAEGHEAKTLRSAAEKALGGEIEARAERFSAAADSSLVLSHDGIIRWTGDPVAKLTPGDKLFEPHVRLLADEQLTGPARDKVETRLVAWLKAYVVRLLGPLIEIETAADLVGLSKGIGYQVVESLGVLERAKVMHEMRTLDQEGRGALRRHGVRFGAYHIFLPALLKPAPRTLAAQLWALKNGGLDQRGLDEIAHLAGSGRTSIKVDPEIAKGLYRAAGFRVCGERAVRVDILERLADLIRPAVTYRPGTTPGEAPAGTADGDAFVATVGMTSLVGCSGEDFGSILKSLGYAPETRPGPAITVPLLPAASTQPIAPVAASSGETATKAEDDAPFEDAPEETSPSEVDAAPDATEDSQIPAEAAPAEAEVTESHAEPAEAPPSEQVEPEPEHATGADSTEQPTEISAQETAPEETATDETAAEAPAPDEATSTETAEAVGEAAAAEPVVVEVWRLQRHQRSSAPRQNRPRGGRDGAPAGNRAPGEGRQDRRPAHAGSPDGAQRNTRSGQGERSGQGDRPDGGRREGGRGDGGRPEGGRPPRRDRFEPGRVRPERRDEGRSAAPQEQRPPRRERAPDPDSPFAKLAALKAQLEAGDGGKR, from the coding sequence ATGACGCGCCGTTCCCTCCCCCCGCAGGCCCGCTCGCGCGGCGTCACGGCGGTGCTCGGGCCGACCAATACCGGCAAGACCCATCTCGCCATCGAACGAATGCTCGCGCATCCGACGGGGATGATCGGGCTGCCCCTGCGCCTGCTGGCGCGGGAGGTCTACCTGCGCGTGGTCGCGCGGGTGGGGGTCGACCACGTCGCCCTCGTCACCGGCGAGGAAAAGATCAAGCCGGACCGTCCGCGCTACTGGATCTCCACCATCGAGGCGATGCCGCGCGATCTCGACGTCGCCTTCGTCGCCATCGACGAGATCCAGCTCGCCGCCGACATGGACCGCGGCTACGTCTTCACCGACCGCCTGCTGCACCAGCGCGGGCGCGAGGAGACGCTGCTGATCGGCTCCTCCACCATGCTGCCCCTGGTGCAGTCGCTGATTCCCGGCGTGCACACCACCACCCGCCCCCGGCTCTCGAAGCTCACCTATGCCGGCGAGAAGAAGCTCGGGCGCCTGCCCCGACGGACCGCCATCGTCGCCTTCTCGGCCGAGGAGGTCTACGCCATCGCGGAGCTGATCCGGCGCCAGCGCGGCGGGGCCGCCGTGGTGCTCGGCGCGCTCTCGCCGCGCACCCGGAACGCGCAGGTGGAGCTCTACCAATCGGGCGAGGTCGATTACCTCATCGCCACCGACGCGGTGGGGATGGGCCTCAACCTCGATGTCGACCACGTCGCCTTCGCCGCGAACTCGAAATACGACGGCACGCGCTTCCGCAAGCTGACGCCGCCCGAGATGGGCCAGATCGCCGGACGTGCCGGGCGCCACCTCTCGGATGGCACCTTCGGCTCGACGGGACGCTGCGCCCCGTTCGAGCCCGAGATGATCGAGGCGCTGGAGAATCACGATTTCGATCCGGTGCGGGTGCTGCAATGGCGCAATCCCGACCTCGATTTTTCCTCGCTGAAGGCCCTGCAGGAGAGTCTCGACGAGCATCCGAGCGAGAAGGGCCTCACCCGTGCGCCCATGGGCGAGGACCAGTCGGCCCTCGAGATCCTGATGCGCGAGGACGACATCCGCGACATGGCGTCCACTCCGACCACGGTGAAGCGGCTGTGGGAGACCTGCGGCGTGCCCGATTATCGCAAGGTCCATCCCCAGACCCATGCGGATCTGGTGGCACAATTGTTCCGTTTCCTCATGCGGGGGATGGCCGGACGCATCCCGAACGACTGGTTCGCCAAGCACGTGGCCATGATCGACCGCACCGACGGCGACATCGATGCCCTGTCCCAGCGCATCGCGCAGGGGCGAACCTGGACCTTCGTTGCGAACCGTCCCGACTGGCTCATTGATCCCGTGCATTGGCAGGGCGAGACGCGTCGGGTAGAGGACAGGCTGTCTGACGCCCTGCACGAGCGCCTTGCGAGCCGTTTCGTCGATCGGCGTACCAGCGTCCTGATGCGGCGCCTGAGAGAGAATACGATGTTGGAAGCTGAGATCACCGCCGGCGGGGACGTCACCGTCGAGGGCCAGCATGTCGGCCATCTGCACGGGTTTCAGTTCGTCGCCGACCCGGGCGCTGAAGGCCACGAGGCCAAGACCCTGCGCAGCGCCGCCGAAAAGGCGTTGGGCGGCGAGATCGAGGCGCGCGCCGAGCGCTTCTCGGCCGCGGCGGATTCGTCCCTGGTTCTGTCCCATGACGGCATCATCCGCTGGACCGGAGACCCGGTCGCCAAGCTGACGCCCGGCGACAAGCTGTTCGAGCCGCATGTGCGGCTGCTCGCCGACGAGCAGCTGACCGGACCCGCCCGCGACAAGGTCGAGACCCGGCTGGTCGCCTGGCTCAAGGCCTATGTGGTGCGGCTCCTCGGTCCGCTGATCGAGATCGAGACGGCGGCCGACCTCGTCGGCCTCTCGAAGGGCATCGGCTATCAGGTGGTTGAATCGCTGGGCGTGCTGGAGCGCGCGAAGGTGATGCACGAGATGCGCACCCTCGATCAGGAGGGCCGCGGCGCCCTGCGCCGTCACGGCGTTCGCTTCGGCGCCTATCACATCTTCCTGCCGGCCCTGCTGAAGCCGGCGCCGCGCACGCTGGCGGCTCAGCTTTGGGCCCTCAAGAACGGCGGCCTCGACCAGCGCGGCCTCGACGAGATCGCGCATCTGGCCGGCTCGGGCCGGACCTCGATCAAGGTCGATCCCGAGATCGCCAAGGGCCTCTATCGCGCGGCGGGCTTCCGCGTCTGCGGCGAACGCGCCGTGCGCGTCGACATCCTGGAGCGCCTCGCCGACCTGATCCGTCCCGCCGTCACCTATCGCCCCGGGACCACGCCGGGCGAGGCGCCCGCCGGCACCGCCGACGGCGATGCCTTCGTCGCTACCGTCGGGATGACCTCGCTCGTGGGCTGCTCGGGCGAGGATTTCGGCTCGATCCTGAAATCCCTTGGTTACGCTCCCGAGACCCGTCCGGGTCCGGCGATCACCGTGCCGCTGCTCCCCGCCGCGTCGACCCAGCCCATCGCACCGGTCGCCGCGTCGTCGGGTGAGACCGCGACGAAAGCCGAGGACGACGCGCCCTTCGAGGACGCGCCGGAGGAGACTTCGCCCAGCGAGGTCGATGCGGCCCCGGATGCCACCGAAGATTCGCAGATCCCAGCCGAGGCCGCACCCGCCGAGGCCGAGGTGACCGAGAGTCATGCGGAGCCGGCCGAGGCGCCCCCCTCCGAACAGGTCGAGCCGGAGCCGGAGCACGCGACAGGCGCCGATTCGACCGAGCAGCCGACCGAGATTTCGGCGCAGGAGACCGCTCCGGAAGAGACAGCGACCGACGAGACGGCAGCGGAAGCGCCTGCACCGGACGAAGCAACGTCGACCGAAACCGCCGAGGCGGTGGGCGAAGCGGCTGCTGCGGAACCGGTGGTGGTCGAGGTGTGGCGCCTGCAGCGGCATCAGCGCAGCTCCGCCCCGCGCCAGAACCGCCCGCGCGGTGGTCGCGACGGTGCGCCGGCGGGGAACCGCGCTCCCGGCGAAGGCCGCCAGGACCGTCGCCCCGCCCATGCCGGTAGTCCGGACGGCGCTCAGCGCAATACCCGCAGCGGCCAGGGTGAGCGCAGCGGACAGGGCGACAGGCCGGACGGTGGACGCCGCGAAGGCGGACGTGGTGACGGTGGCCGGCCGGAAGGCGGGCGTCCGCCCCGCCGGGATCGGTTCGAGCCCGGCCGGGTTCGTCCCGAGCGCCGCGACGAGGGGCGTTCGGCGGCACCGCAGGAACAGCGTCCGCCGCGCCGCGAGCGGGCTCCGGACCCGGATTCGCCCTTCGCCAAACTCGCGGCTCTCAAGGCGCAGCTCGAAGCCGGCGATGGCGGCAAACGCTGA